A region from the Alnus glutinosa chromosome 5, dhAlnGlut1.1, whole genome shotgun sequence genome encodes:
- the LOC133867902 gene encoding protein MEI2-like 5 isoform X1 has protein sequence MKQFSNHFSSGPTKIPPINIPREAGSGAWGTLSGSDAYYASSDATLFSSSLPVLPHEKLNLNETEHGCHPVDYAPSGLKKLDLDVEGNDSLEDLETHAIGSLLPDDEEELLAGIMDDFDLSGLPGSLEDLGEYDFFGSGGGMELETDPQESLSMGMSKINLSDGVVGNGIPHFAIPNGVGAVAGEHPYGEHPSRTLFVRNINSNVEDSELRALFEQYGDIRTLYTACKHRGFVMISYYDIRAARTAMRALQNKPLRRRKLDIHFSIPKDNPSDKDINQGTLVVFNLDPSVSNEDLRQIFGAYGEVKEIRETPHKRHHKFIEFYDVRAAEAALKSLNRSDIAGKRIKLEPSRPGGARRNLMLQLNQELEQDESRSFRHQVGSPIANSPPAMFMTGNWAQFNGSIEHNSMPPISKSPGYSTMSPTTGNHLPGLASILHPQLSNSVKIAPIGKDLGRGSHADHLFNSTSSAYGAPLQQSHSFPEPKLGQYNQAISSFGTSNSNGSGVETLSGQQFLWGSPNPYSEHTNSSAWPRPSVGHPYTSNGKGHAFPYSGLHGTLLGSSHPHNHHHVGSAPSGVPLDRHFGFFVESPETSFMSPVAYGGMGLGPNDGNFMANMGARAAINPGISIPGSISENGSSNFRMRSSPRLSPVFLGNGPYPGLSPTSMEGLTERGRSRRVENQVDSKKQFQLDLDKIKSGEDTRTTLMIKNIPNKYTSKMLLAAIDENHRGTYDFLYLPIDFKNKCNVGYAFINMLSPSHIIPFYEAFNGKKWEKFNSEKVASLAYARIQGKAALVTHFQNSSLMNEDKRCRPILFHSEGSEAGDQIILEHLPSNSLNIQALKPNDLYSVEYSGSPTKDGSCERPENC, from the exons ATGAAGCAGTTTTCAAACCATTTCTCTTCAG GTCCTACAAAGATTCCACCAATAAATATTCCTAGGGAGGCAGGAAGTGGTGCATGGGGGACTTTATCTGGATCTGATGCTTACTATGCCTCAAGTGATGCTACCCTTTTCTCAAGTTCATTGCCTGTTCTTCCTCATGAAAAAT TGAACTTGAATGAAACAGAACATGGTTGTCACCCTGTGGATTATGCCCCTTCTGGCTTAAAGAAACTTGACCTAGATGTGGAGGGTAATGATTCACTTGAAGATCTTGAAACTCATGCAATTGGAAGCTTGCTTCCTGATGATGAGGAGGAGCTTTTAGCTGGCATAATGGATGATTTTGACCTAAGTGGGTTGCCTGGTTCACTGGAGGACTTGGGAGAGTATGATTTCTTTGGTAGTGGAGGAGGTATGGAGTTGGAAACTGATCCACAGGAGAGCTTGAGCATGGGTATGTCAAAGATAAATTTATCTGATGGTGTTGTTGGGAATGGTATACCTCACTTTGCTATTCCAAATGGCGTGGGAGCTGTTGCTGGAGAGCACCCATATGGTGAACATCCTTCCAGAACATTATTTGTTCGGAATATTAATAGTAATGTTGAGGATTCAGAACTAAGAGCTCTCTTTGAG CAATACGGCGATATCAGAACTCTGTATACTGCATGTAAACATAGGGGTTTTGTGATGATATCTTATTATGATATTCGTGCTGCTCGAACTGCCATGCGTGCATTACAAAACAAGCCACTGCGACGGAGGAAACTTGACATTCACTTCTCAATTCCAAAG GATAATCCATCAGACAAGGATATTAATCAAGGAACTTTGGTAGTTTTTAATTTGGATCCATCAGTTTCAAATGAAGATCTCCGTCAAATATTTGGGGCTTATGGCGAGGTCAAAGAG ATAAGGGAAACACCACACAAGAGGCATCATAAGTTTATTGAATTTTACGATGTTAGAGCCGCAGAAGCAGCACTTAAGTCATTAAATAGAAGTGACATAGCTGGTAAACGCATAAAGCTTGAACCTAGCCGTCCTGGTGGAGCTCGTCGAAA cTTGATGTTGCAACTGAATCAAGAGCTTGAACAAGATGAATCTCGGAGTTTTCGGCATCAAGTGGGTTCACCAATTGCCAACTCTCCCCCTG CAATGTTCATGACAGGTAACTGGGCACAGTTTAATGGCTCTATTGAACATAATTCTATGCCACCTATTAGTAAATCCCCTGGTTATAGTACCATGAGCCCAACAACTGGCAATCATTTGCCTGGATTGGCTTCAATTCTGCATCCTCAACTATCAAACTCTGTAAAGATTGCTCCTATTGGCAAGGACCTAGGAAGGGGTAGCCATGCGGACCACCTATTTAACAGTACAAGTTCAGCCTACGGAGCTCCCTTGCAACAGTCGCATTCATTCCCAGAGCCCAAGTTGGGCCAGTACAATCAAGCAATATCCTCATTTGGCACTTCAAATTCAAATGGATCTGGCGTGGAAACATTATCTGGGCAGCAGTTTCTTTGGGGAAGTCCAAATCCATACTCAGAGCACACCAATTCTTCAGCTTGGCCAAGACCATCTGTGGGACATCCATATACATCTAATGGCAAGGGCCATGCCTTTCCCTACTCTGGCTTGCACGGCACTTTGCTTGGCTCATCCCATCCACATAACCATCATCATGTTGGATCCGCTCCATCTGGTGTTCCTCTTGACAGGCACTTTGGTTTCTTTGTGGAGTCACCAGAAACTTCATTTATGAGTCCTGTTGCTTATGGAGGCATGGGTTTGGGCCCTAATGATGGAAATTTTATGGCAAATATGGGTGCTCGTGCTGCAATTAACCCTGGCATTAGTATACCAGGGAGTATATCTGAAAATGGTTCATCAAATTTCAGGATGCGGTCCTCGCCCAGGCTTAGCCCTGTGTTTTTAGGTAATGGCCCATACCCGGGACTGTCACCGACCAGTATGGAGGGTTTGACTGAGCGTGGGCGGAGCAGAAGGGTTGAAAACCAAGTTGATAGCAAGAAACAGTTTCAGCTTGACTTAGATAAGATTAAAAGTGGGGAAGATACTCGAACAActttaatgataaaaaatatCCCAAATAA ATACACCTCGAAAATGTTGCTAGCTGCTATTGATGAAAACCACAGGGGTACTTATGATTTCCTCTATCTGCCGATTGATTTCAAG AATAAATGCAATGTGGGCTATGCATTTATCAATATGCTGTCTCCTTCTCACATTATTCCATTCTATgag GCATTTAATGGGAAGAAGTGGGAGAAGTTTAATAGTGAGAAGGTTGCTTCCTTGGCATATGCTCGAATCCAGGGAAAGGCAGCCCTTGTCACTCATTTCCAGAATTCAAGCTTGATGAATGAAGATAAGCGCTGCCGCCCGATCCTCTTTCACTCAGAGGGTTCAGAGGCTGGTGATCAG ATCATTCTGGAACATCTTCCCTCCAACAGTCTGAACATCCAGGCCCTCAAGCCAAACGATCTGTACTCGGTTGAGTATTCAGGAAGCCCAACAAAGGATGGCTCTTGTGAGAGGCCAGAGAATTGTTAA
- the LOC133867902 gene encoding protein MEI2-like 5 isoform X2, which yields MKQFSNHFSSGPTKIPPINIPREAGSGAWGTLSGSDAYYASSDATLFSSSLPVLPHEKLNLNETEHGCHPVDYAPSGLKKLDLDVEGNDSLEDLETHAIGSLLPDDEEELLAGIMDDFDLSGLPGSLEDLGEYDFFGSGGGMELETDPQESLSMGMSKINLSDGVVGNGIPHFAIPNGVGAVAGEHPYGEHPSRTLFVRNINSNVEDSELRALFEQYGDIRTLYTACKHRGFVMISYYDIRAARTAMRALQNKPLRRRKLDIHFSIPKDNPSDKDINQGTLVVFNLDPSVSNEDLRQIFGAYGEVKEIRETPHKRHHKFIEFYDVRAAEAALKSLNRSDIAGKRIKLEPSRPGGARRNLMLQLNQELEQDESRSFRHQVGSPIANSPPGNWAQFNGSIEHNSMPPISKSPGYSTMSPTTGNHLPGLASILHPQLSNSVKIAPIGKDLGRGSHADHLFNSTSSAYGAPLQQSHSFPEPKLGQYNQAISSFGTSNSNGSGVETLSGQQFLWGSPNPYSEHTNSSAWPRPSVGHPYTSNGKGHAFPYSGLHGTLLGSSHPHNHHHVGSAPSGVPLDRHFGFFVESPETSFMSPVAYGGMGLGPNDGNFMANMGARAAINPGISIPGSISENGSSNFRMRSSPRLSPVFLGNGPYPGLSPTSMEGLTERGRSRRVENQVDSKKQFQLDLDKIKSGEDTRTTLMIKNIPNKYTSKMLLAAIDENHRGTYDFLYLPIDFKNKCNVGYAFINMLSPSHIIPFYEAFNGKKWEKFNSEKVASLAYARIQGKAALVTHFQNSSLMNEDKRCRPILFHSEGSEAGDQIILEHLPSNSLNIQALKPNDLYSVEYSGSPTKDGSCERPENC from the exons ATGAAGCAGTTTTCAAACCATTTCTCTTCAG GTCCTACAAAGATTCCACCAATAAATATTCCTAGGGAGGCAGGAAGTGGTGCATGGGGGACTTTATCTGGATCTGATGCTTACTATGCCTCAAGTGATGCTACCCTTTTCTCAAGTTCATTGCCTGTTCTTCCTCATGAAAAAT TGAACTTGAATGAAACAGAACATGGTTGTCACCCTGTGGATTATGCCCCTTCTGGCTTAAAGAAACTTGACCTAGATGTGGAGGGTAATGATTCACTTGAAGATCTTGAAACTCATGCAATTGGAAGCTTGCTTCCTGATGATGAGGAGGAGCTTTTAGCTGGCATAATGGATGATTTTGACCTAAGTGGGTTGCCTGGTTCACTGGAGGACTTGGGAGAGTATGATTTCTTTGGTAGTGGAGGAGGTATGGAGTTGGAAACTGATCCACAGGAGAGCTTGAGCATGGGTATGTCAAAGATAAATTTATCTGATGGTGTTGTTGGGAATGGTATACCTCACTTTGCTATTCCAAATGGCGTGGGAGCTGTTGCTGGAGAGCACCCATATGGTGAACATCCTTCCAGAACATTATTTGTTCGGAATATTAATAGTAATGTTGAGGATTCAGAACTAAGAGCTCTCTTTGAG CAATACGGCGATATCAGAACTCTGTATACTGCATGTAAACATAGGGGTTTTGTGATGATATCTTATTATGATATTCGTGCTGCTCGAACTGCCATGCGTGCATTACAAAACAAGCCACTGCGACGGAGGAAACTTGACATTCACTTCTCAATTCCAAAG GATAATCCATCAGACAAGGATATTAATCAAGGAACTTTGGTAGTTTTTAATTTGGATCCATCAGTTTCAAATGAAGATCTCCGTCAAATATTTGGGGCTTATGGCGAGGTCAAAGAG ATAAGGGAAACACCACACAAGAGGCATCATAAGTTTATTGAATTTTACGATGTTAGAGCCGCAGAAGCAGCACTTAAGTCATTAAATAGAAGTGACATAGCTGGTAAACGCATAAAGCTTGAACCTAGCCGTCCTGGTGGAGCTCGTCGAAA cTTGATGTTGCAACTGAATCAAGAGCTTGAACAAGATGAATCTCGGAGTTTTCGGCATCAAGTGGGTTCACCAATTGCCAACTCTCCCCCTG GTAACTGGGCACAGTTTAATGGCTCTATTGAACATAATTCTATGCCACCTATTAGTAAATCCCCTGGTTATAGTACCATGAGCCCAACAACTGGCAATCATTTGCCTGGATTGGCTTCAATTCTGCATCCTCAACTATCAAACTCTGTAAAGATTGCTCCTATTGGCAAGGACCTAGGAAGGGGTAGCCATGCGGACCACCTATTTAACAGTACAAGTTCAGCCTACGGAGCTCCCTTGCAACAGTCGCATTCATTCCCAGAGCCCAAGTTGGGCCAGTACAATCAAGCAATATCCTCATTTGGCACTTCAAATTCAAATGGATCTGGCGTGGAAACATTATCTGGGCAGCAGTTTCTTTGGGGAAGTCCAAATCCATACTCAGAGCACACCAATTCTTCAGCTTGGCCAAGACCATCTGTGGGACATCCATATACATCTAATGGCAAGGGCCATGCCTTTCCCTACTCTGGCTTGCACGGCACTTTGCTTGGCTCATCCCATCCACATAACCATCATCATGTTGGATCCGCTCCATCTGGTGTTCCTCTTGACAGGCACTTTGGTTTCTTTGTGGAGTCACCAGAAACTTCATTTATGAGTCCTGTTGCTTATGGAGGCATGGGTTTGGGCCCTAATGATGGAAATTTTATGGCAAATATGGGTGCTCGTGCTGCAATTAACCCTGGCATTAGTATACCAGGGAGTATATCTGAAAATGGTTCATCAAATTTCAGGATGCGGTCCTCGCCCAGGCTTAGCCCTGTGTTTTTAGGTAATGGCCCATACCCGGGACTGTCACCGACCAGTATGGAGGGTTTGACTGAGCGTGGGCGGAGCAGAAGGGTTGAAAACCAAGTTGATAGCAAGAAACAGTTTCAGCTTGACTTAGATAAGATTAAAAGTGGGGAAGATACTCGAACAActttaatgataaaaaatatCCCAAATAA ATACACCTCGAAAATGTTGCTAGCTGCTATTGATGAAAACCACAGGGGTACTTATGATTTCCTCTATCTGCCGATTGATTTCAAG AATAAATGCAATGTGGGCTATGCATTTATCAATATGCTGTCTCCTTCTCACATTATTCCATTCTATgag GCATTTAATGGGAAGAAGTGGGAGAAGTTTAATAGTGAGAAGGTTGCTTCCTTGGCATATGCTCGAATCCAGGGAAAGGCAGCCCTTGTCACTCATTTCCAGAATTCAAGCTTGATGAATGAAGATAAGCGCTGCCGCCCGATCCTCTTTCACTCAGAGGGTTCAGAGGCTGGTGATCAG ATCATTCTGGAACATCTTCCCTCCAACAGTCTGAACATCCAGGCCCTCAAGCCAAACGATCTGTACTCGGTTGAGTATTCAGGAAGCCCAACAAAGGATGGCTCTTGTGAGAGGCCAGAGAATTGTTAA